In the genome of Monodelphis domestica isolate mMonDom1 chromosome 2, mMonDom1.pri, whole genome shotgun sequence, one region contains:
- the TMEM94 gene encoding transmembrane protein 94 isoform X10 produces MDLKKHQGDPPLALGLSTGKALRILKEQLEAVLEGHLKEQKKSLTWKEIWKRSFLHHSNRCSCFHWPGASLMLLAVLLLLGCYGSQPAGSHGVELVNATALLLLLLLNLILIGRQERLKRQEVERRLRGIIDQISDALRDGKEVRWPNAMYPDLHMPFAPSWSLHWAYRDGYLVNLPVSLLVEGDVIALRPGQESFASLRGIKDDEHIVLEPGDLFPPFSPPPSPRGEVKKGPQNPQQHRLFRVLKTPVLDNVRWCLDMALARPVTALDNERFTVQSVMLRYAVPVVLASFLITNALRFVFRAPGVTSWQYTLLQLQVNGVLPILPLLFPVLWVLATACGEARVLAQMSKASPSSLLAKFSEDTLSSYTEVVSSQEMLRCIWGHFLNVIQGKSSTLSYSSSLLHSLGSVTVLCCVDKQGILSWPNPSPETVLFFSGKMEPPHSSHEDLTDDLSTRSFCHPEPHERDALLSGPLSDTLHLSNEQERGDWPGDGPKPPELHPHRKLHGRNKHPSGSNVSFSKDIEGGEDELFKAVTEGDTCEAEDFVCDYHLEMLSLSQDQQNPSCIQFDDSNWQLHLTSLKPLGLNVLLNLCNASVTDRLCRFSDHLCNIALQESHSAVLPVHVPWGLCELARLIGFTPGAKELFKQENHLALYRLPSAEMVKETALGKLSRVTKRRPPLSHMISLFIKDMTTSTEQMLSHGTADVVLEACTDFWDGADIYPLSGSDRKKVLDFYQRACLSGYCSAFAYKPMHCTLSSQLNGKCIELMQVPGHNAICTSCELPGTIPIKQNVRRNSWSSDEGIGEVMEKEDCMQALSGQIFMGMVSSQYQARLDIVRLIDGLVNACIRFVYFSLEDELKSKVFAEKMGLETGWNCHISLTPNGDVPGSEIPPSSPSHAGSLHDDLNQVSRDDAEGLLLMEEEGHSDLISFQPTDSDIPSFLEDCNRAKLPRGIHQVRPHLQNIDNVPLLVPLFTDCTPETMCEMIKIMQEYGEVTCCLGSSANLRNSCLFLQSDISIALDPLYPSRCSWETFGYATSTSMAQASEGLSPLQLSGQLNSLACSTAFRQEESISIIRLIEQARHATYGIRKCFLFLLQCQLTLVVMQFLSCLVQLPPLLGTTDILWLSCFCYPLLSVSLLGKPPHSSVMSVATGKNLLSIPKKTQHYFLLCFLLKFSLTIGSGLICFGFILQSFCDSAQARNLTNCSSIMQRSNAEMAPDWFEDFANGLLLAQKLTAALIVLHTVFISITHVHRTKPLWRKSPFSNLWWTLTVPVVLLGQLVETAVDLQLWTNRDSSVNFGLADVPLITWLLGCLSLILVVVTNEIVKLHEIRVRVRYQKRQKLQFETKLGMNSPF; encoded by the exons GGCGATCCCCCCTTGGCCTTGGGCCTATCCACAGGTAAGGCCCTTAGGATCCTGAAGGAGCAGCTGGAGGCAGTACTGGAAGGGCACTTGAAGGAGCAAAAGAAAAGCCTCACATGGAAG GAGATATGGAAAAGAAGCTTCCTGCACCATAGTAACCGCTGTTCCTGTTTCCATTGGCCTGGTGCCTCCCTGATGCTGTTGGCAGTGCTGCTGCTGCTAGGCTGCTATGGGAGTCAGCCAGCCGGGAG CCATGGGGTAGAGTTGGTGAATGCCACTGCCCTtctcctgctgctgcttctgAACCTCATCCTCATTGGGAGACAGGAGCGACTGAAGCGCCAGGAGGTGGAGAGAAGGCTTCGAGGGATCATTGATCAAATAAGTG aTGCCCTCAGGGATGGTAAAGAGGTCAGATGGCCGAATGCCATGTATCCAGATCTTCATATGCCCTTTGCACCATCCTGGTCCTTGCACTGGGCTTACCGAGATGGATACCTGGTAAATCTGCCAGTCAGCCTGCTGGTGGAGGGAGATGTCATTGCCTTGAGGCCAGGGCAGGAATCCTTCGCTTCCCTGAGGGGGATCAAG GATGATGAGCACATTGTCTTGGAACCAGGTGACCTGtttccccctttttctcctcctccctctccacgGGGGGAAGTGAAGAAGGGACCACAGAACCCCCAACAACACCGGCTCTTCCGGGTTCTTAAGACCCCTGTGTTGGACAACGTCAG ATGGTGCTTGGACATGGCCTTGGCTCGACCAGTGACTGCTCTAGACAATGAGAGGTTCACAGTTCAGTCGGTGATGCTGCGATATGCAGTGCCTGTGGTCCTG GCCAGCTTCCTTATCACTAATGCCCTGCGCTTTGTGTTCAGGGCTCCAGGGGTCACTTCTTGGCAATATACCTTACTCCAGCTGCAG gtGAATGGTGTCCTGCCAATCCTCCCACTGTTGTTTCCAGTCCTCTGGGTACTGGCCACAGCCTGTGGGGAGGCCCGAGTCCTGGCCCAGATGAGCAAAGCCTCACCTAGCTCCCTG TTGGCCAAGTTTTCAGAAGATACTCTCAGCAGCTACACAGAAGTGGTCTCCTCTCAG GAAATGCTTCGCTGCATCTGGGGCCACTTCCTTAATGTGATCCAAGGAAAGTCATCTACACTGAGCTACAGCTCTAGCTTGCTGCACAGCTTGGGTTCTGTAACG GTGCTGTGCTGTGTGGACAAGCAAGGGATCCTGTCCTGGCCTAATCCCAGCCCTGAGACAGTCCTGTTCTTCAGTGGGAAGATGGAACCACCTCACAGCAGCCACGAAGACCTGACAGATGATCTGTCGACCCGCTCCTTCTGCCACCCCGAG CCCCATGAGCGTGATGCTTTGCTGTCTGGTCCCTTGAGTGACACCTTGCACCTCTCCAATGAGCAGGAGAGGGGTGACTGGCCTGGGGATGGCCCCAAACCACCTGAACTTCACCCTCACCGAAAACTACATGGGCGCAATAAACATCCCTCTGGCTCCAATGTGAGCTTCAGCAAGGACATTGAGGGTGGAGAAGATGAGCTATTTAAG GCTGTGACTGAAGGGGACACCTGTGAGGCAGAGGACTTTGTGTGTGACTATCACCTGGAGATGCTGAGTCTGTCTCAGGACCAGCAGAACCCCTCCTGCATTCAGTTTGATGACTCCAATTGGCAGTTGCACCTCACCTCCCTCAAGCCTCTTGGCCTCAATGTACTGCTGAACCTGTGCAATGCCAGCGTCACTGATCGCCTATGCCGCTTCTCTGACCACCTGTGTAACATCGCGCTCCAGGAGAGCCACAGTGCTGTGTTGCCTGTACACGTGCCCTGGGGGCTCTGCGAGCTGGCCCGCCTCATTG GCTTCACTCCTGGTGCCAAAGAGCTCTTCAAACAAGAGAACCACTTGGCGCTGTATCGCCTTCCCAGTGCTGAGATGGTGAAGGAGACAGCCTTGGGCAAACTATCCCGGGTCACCAAGAGGCGCCCACCACTGAGCCATATGATCAGCCTTTTTATCAAGGACATGACCACCA GCACTGAGCAGATGCTGTCCCATGGCACAGCAGATGTGGTCCTGGAGGCCTGCACTGACTTCTGGGACGGAGCAGACATCTACCCACTCTCTGGCTCAGACAG AAAAAAAGTCTTAGATTTCTACCAGCGAGCCTGCCTCTCAGGCTACTGCTCTGCCTTTGCCTACAAGCCCATGCACTGCACCTTGTCCTCTCAGCTCAATGGCAAGTGCATTGAGCTCATGCAGGTGCCTGGCCACAATGCCATCTGCACCTCCTGTGAGCTTCCTGGCACCATACCCATCAAGCAAAACGTCCGCCGCAACAGCTGGAGCTCTGACG AAGGGATCGGTGAAGTGATGGAGAAGGAGGACTGTATGCAAGCTCTGAGTGGCCAGATCTTTATGGGCATGGTGTCATCCCAGTACCAGGCCCGCCTGGACATTGTTCGCCTCATTGATGGACTGGTCAATGCCTGCATCCGCTTTGTGTACTTCTCCCTGGAGGATGAGCTTAAGAGCAAG GTATTTGCAGAAAAGATGGGCCTTGAGACAGGTTGGAATTGCCACATCTCCCTCACACCAAATGGTGATGTTCCAGGCTCTGAGATTCCACCTTCTAGTCCCAGTCATGCAGGTTCCTTGCATGATGACCTAAATCAGG TGTCTCGGGATGATGCTGAAGGACTCCTGCTTATGGAGGAGGAGGGTCACTCTGACCTCATCAGCTTCCAACCTACTGACAGTGACATCCCTAGCTTCTTAGAGGACTGTAATCGG GCCAAGCTGCCTCGGGGCATCCACCAAGTACGGCCACATTTACAGAACATTGACAATGTTCCTCTGCTGGTACCCCTCTTTACTGACTGCACCCCTGAAA cCATGTGTGAGATGATTAAGATCATGCAGGAGTACGGCGAGGTGACATGCTGCCTGGGTAGCTCTGCCAACCTTCGCAATAGCTGCCTCTTCCTGCAGAGTGACATCAG CATTGCTCTGGATCCTCTGTATCCATCCCGCTGCTCCTGGGAGACCTTTGGCTATGCCACCAGCACCAGCATGGCCCAGGCCTCAGAAGGCCTCTCTCCCCTGCAGCTCTCGGGGCAGCTCAACAGCCTGGCCTGTTCAACGGCCTTTCGGCAGGAAGAGAGCATCAGTATCATCCGGCTCATTGAACAG GCCCGTCATGCTACCTATGGCATCCGCAAGTGCTTTCTCTTCCTATTGCAATGCCAGCTGACTCTAGTGGTTATGCAG TTCCTTTCTTGCCTGGTACAATTGCCACCACTCTTGGGCACCACTGACATCCTATGGCTGTCCTGTTTTTGCTACCCCCTTCTGAG TGTCTCCTTGCTAGGGAAGCCTCCACACAGCTCCGTTATGTCTGTAGCTACAGGGAAGAATCTTCTCTCCATTCCCAAGAAG ACCCAGCACTACTTTCTCCTCTGCTTCTTGCTCAAGTTTAGTCTCACCATTGGCTCGGGCCTCatctgctttggcttcatcctgCAGAGTTTTTGTGACAGTGCCCAGGCCCGAAACCTTACTAACTGTTCCTCTATCATGCAGCGCAG TAATGCTGAGATGGCTCCAGATTGGTTTGAGGACTTTGCCAATGGGCTCTTGCTAGCCCAGAAGCTCACAGCTGCCCTGATCGTCCTACACACCG TGTTCATTTCCATCACCCATGTGCATCGCACCAAGCCCTTGTGGAGAAAGAGCCCCTTCTCCAACCTCTGGTGGACCCTAACGGTGCCTGTGGT GCTTCTGGGGCAACTGGTGGAGACGGCTGTGGACTTGCAGCTCTGGACCAACAGGGACAGCAGTGTTAACTTTGGCCTAGCGGATGTGCCCCTGATAACCTGGCTCCTGGGCTGCCTCTCCCTCATCCTTGTGGTAGTCACCAATGAAATCGTCAAGTTGCATGAAATCCG GGTCCGGGTAAGATACCAGAAGAGGCAGAAACTACAGTTTGAAACTAAACTTGGCATGAACTCTCCGTTTTGA
- the TMEM94 gene encoding transmembrane protein 94 isoform X6, with product MDLKKHQGDPPLALGLSTGKALRILKEQLEAVLEGHLKEQKKSLTWKEIWKRSFLHHSNRCSCFHWPGASLMLLAVLLLLGCYGSQPAGSHGVELVNATALLLLLLLNLILIGRQERLKRQEVERRLRGIIDQISDALRDGKEVRWPNAMYPDLHMPFAPSWSLHWAYRDGYLVNLPVSLLVEGDVIALRPGQESFASLRGIKDDEHIVLEPGDLFPPFSPPPSPRGEVKKGPQNPQQHRLFRVLKTPVLDNVRWCLDMALARPVTALDNERFTVQSVMLRYAVPVVLASFLITNALRFVFRAPGVTSWQYTLLQLQVNGVLPILPLLFPVLWVLATACGEARVLAQMSKASPSSLLAKFSEDTLSSYTEVVSSQEMLRCIWGHFLNVIQGKSSTLSYSSSLLHSLGSVTVLCCVDKQGILSWPNPSPETVLFFSGKMEPPHSSHEDLTDDLSTRSFCHPEVEEEPHERDALLSGPLSDTLHLSNEQERGDWPGDGPKPPELHPHRKLHGRNKHPSGSNVSFSKDIEGGEDELFKAVTEGDTCEAEDFVCDYHLEMLSLSQDQQNPSCIQFDDSNWQLHLTSLKPLGLNVLLNLCNASVTDRLCRFSDHLCNIALQESHSAVLPVHVPWGLCELARLIGFTPGAKELFKQENHLALYRLPSAEMVKETALGKLSRVTKRRPPLSHMISLFIKDMTTSTEQMLSHGTADVVLEACTDFWDGADIYPLSGSDRKKVLDFYQRACLSGYCSAFAYKPMHCTLSSQLNGKCIELMQVPGHNAICTSCELPGTIPIKQNVRRNSWSSDEGIGEVMEKEDCMQALSGQIFMGMVSSQYQARLDIVRLIDGLVNACIRFVYFSLEDELKSKVFAEKMGLETGWNCHISLTPNGDVPGSEIPPSSPSHAGSLHDDLNQVSRDDAEGLLLMEEEGHSDLISFQPTDSDIPSFLEDCNRAKLPRGIHQVRPHLQNIDNVPLLVPLFTDCTPETMCEMIKIMQEYGEVTCCLGSSANLRNSCLFLQSDISIALDPLYPSRCSWETFGYATSTSMAQASEGLSPLQLSGQLNSLACSTAFRQEESISIIRLIEQARHATYGIRKCFLFLLQCQLTLVVMQFLSCLVQLPPLLGTTDILWLSCFCYPLLSVSLLGKPPHSSVMSVATGKNLLSIPKKTQHYFLLCFLLKFSLTIGSGLICFGFILQSFCDSAQARNLTNCSSIMQRSNAEMAPDWFEDFANGLLLAQKLTAALIVLHTVFISITHVHRTKPLWRKSPFSNLWWTLTVPVVLLGQLVETAVDLQLWTNRDSSVNFGLADVPLITWLLGCLSLILVVVTNEIVKLHEIRVRVRYQKRQKLQFETKLGMNSPF from the exons GGCGATCCCCCCTTGGCCTTGGGCCTATCCACAGGTAAGGCCCTTAGGATCCTGAAGGAGCAGCTGGAGGCAGTACTGGAAGGGCACTTGAAGGAGCAAAAGAAAAGCCTCACATGGAAG GAGATATGGAAAAGAAGCTTCCTGCACCATAGTAACCGCTGTTCCTGTTTCCATTGGCCTGGTGCCTCCCTGATGCTGTTGGCAGTGCTGCTGCTGCTAGGCTGCTATGGGAGTCAGCCAGCCGGGAG CCATGGGGTAGAGTTGGTGAATGCCACTGCCCTtctcctgctgctgcttctgAACCTCATCCTCATTGGGAGACAGGAGCGACTGAAGCGCCAGGAGGTGGAGAGAAGGCTTCGAGGGATCATTGATCAAATAAGTG aTGCCCTCAGGGATGGTAAAGAGGTCAGATGGCCGAATGCCATGTATCCAGATCTTCATATGCCCTTTGCACCATCCTGGTCCTTGCACTGGGCTTACCGAGATGGATACCTGGTAAATCTGCCAGTCAGCCTGCTGGTGGAGGGAGATGTCATTGCCTTGAGGCCAGGGCAGGAATCCTTCGCTTCCCTGAGGGGGATCAAG GATGATGAGCACATTGTCTTGGAACCAGGTGACCTGtttccccctttttctcctcctccctctccacgGGGGGAAGTGAAGAAGGGACCACAGAACCCCCAACAACACCGGCTCTTCCGGGTTCTTAAGACCCCTGTGTTGGACAACGTCAG ATGGTGCTTGGACATGGCCTTGGCTCGACCAGTGACTGCTCTAGACAATGAGAGGTTCACAGTTCAGTCGGTGATGCTGCGATATGCAGTGCCTGTGGTCCTG GCCAGCTTCCTTATCACTAATGCCCTGCGCTTTGTGTTCAGGGCTCCAGGGGTCACTTCTTGGCAATATACCTTACTCCAGCTGCAG gtGAATGGTGTCCTGCCAATCCTCCCACTGTTGTTTCCAGTCCTCTGGGTACTGGCCACAGCCTGTGGGGAGGCCCGAGTCCTGGCCCAGATGAGCAAAGCCTCACCTAGCTCCCTG TTGGCCAAGTTTTCAGAAGATACTCTCAGCAGCTACACAGAAGTGGTCTCCTCTCAG GAAATGCTTCGCTGCATCTGGGGCCACTTCCTTAATGTGATCCAAGGAAAGTCATCTACACTGAGCTACAGCTCTAGCTTGCTGCACAGCTTGGGTTCTGTAACG GTGCTGTGCTGTGTGGACAAGCAAGGGATCCTGTCCTGGCCTAATCCCAGCCCTGAGACAGTCCTGTTCTTCAGTGGGAAGATGGAACCACCTCACAGCAGCCACGAAGACCTGACAGATGATCTGTCGACCCGCTCCTTCTGCCACCCCGAGGTAGAGGAGGAG CCCCATGAGCGTGATGCTTTGCTGTCTGGTCCCTTGAGTGACACCTTGCACCTCTCCAATGAGCAGGAGAGGGGTGACTGGCCTGGGGATGGCCCCAAACCACCTGAACTTCACCCTCACCGAAAACTACATGGGCGCAATAAACATCCCTCTGGCTCCAATGTGAGCTTCAGCAAGGACATTGAGGGTGGAGAAGATGAGCTATTTAAG GCTGTGACTGAAGGGGACACCTGTGAGGCAGAGGACTTTGTGTGTGACTATCACCTGGAGATGCTGAGTCTGTCTCAGGACCAGCAGAACCCCTCCTGCATTCAGTTTGATGACTCCAATTGGCAGTTGCACCTCACCTCCCTCAAGCCTCTTGGCCTCAATGTACTGCTGAACCTGTGCAATGCCAGCGTCACTGATCGCCTATGCCGCTTCTCTGACCACCTGTGTAACATCGCGCTCCAGGAGAGCCACAGTGCTGTGTTGCCTGTACACGTGCCCTGGGGGCTCTGCGAGCTGGCCCGCCTCATTG GCTTCACTCCTGGTGCCAAAGAGCTCTTCAAACAAGAGAACCACTTGGCGCTGTATCGCCTTCCCAGTGCTGAGATGGTGAAGGAGACAGCCTTGGGCAAACTATCCCGGGTCACCAAGAGGCGCCCACCACTGAGCCATATGATCAGCCTTTTTATCAAGGACATGACCACCA GCACTGAGCAGATGCTGTCCCATGGCACAGCAGATGTGGTCCTGGAGGCCTGCACTGACTTCTGGGACGGAGCAGACATCTACCCACTCTCTGGCTCAGACAG AAAAAAAGTCTTAGATTTCTACCAGCGAGCCTGCCTCTCAGGCTACTGCTCTGCCTTTGCCTACAAGCCCATGCACTGCACCTTGTCCTCTCAGCTCAATGGCAAGTGCATTGAGCTCATGCAGGTGCCTGGCCACAATGCCATCTGCACCTCCTGTGAGCTTCCTGGCACCATACCCATCAAGCAAAACGTCCGCCGCAACAGCTGGAGCTCTGACG AAGGGATCGGTGAAGTGATGGAGAAGGAGGACTGTATGCAAGCTCTGAGTGGCCAGATCTTTATGGGCATGGTGTCATCCCAGTACCAGGCCCGCCTGGACATTGTTCGCCTCATTGATGGACTGGTCAATGCCTGCATCCGCTTTGTGTACTTCTCCCTGGAGGATGAGCTTAAGAGCAAG GTATTTGCAGAAAAGATGGGCCTTGAGACAGGTTGGAATTGCCACATCTCCCTCACACCAAATGGTGATGTTCCAGGCTCTGAGATTCCACCTTCTAGTCCCAGTCATGCAGGTTCCTTGCATGATGACCTAAATCAGG TGTCTCGGGATGATGCTGAAGGACTCCTGCTTATGGAGGAGGAGGGTCACTCTGACCTCATCAGCTTCCAACCTACTGACAGTGACATCCCTAGCTTCTTAGAGGACTGTAATCGG GCCAAGCTGCCTCGGGGCATCCACCAAGTACGGCCACATTTACAGAACATTGACAATGTTCCTCTGCTGGTACCCCTCTTTACTGACTGCACCCCTGAAA cCATGTGTGAGATGATTAAGATCATGCAGGAGTACGGCGAGGTGACATGCTGCCTGGGTAGCTCTGCCAACCTTCGCAATAGCTGCCTCTTCCTGCAGAGTGACATCAG CATTGCTCTGGATCCTCTGTATCCATCCCGCTGCTCCTGGGAGACCTTTGGCTATGCCACCAGCACCAGCATGGCCCAGGCCTCAGAAGGCCTCTCTCCCCTGCAGCTCTCGGGGCAGCTCAACAGCCTGGCCTGTTCAACGGCCTTTCGGCAGGAAGAGAGCATCAGTATCATCCGGCTCATTGAACAG GCCCGTCATGCTACCTATGGCATCCGCAAGTGCTTTCTCTTCCTATTGCAATGCCAGCTGACTCTAGTGGTTATGCAG TTCCTTTCTTGCCTGGTACAATTGCCACCACTCTTGGGCACCACTGACATCCTATGGCTGTCCTGTTTTTGCTACCCCCTTCTGAG TGTCTCCTTGCTAGGGAAGCCTCCACACAGCTCCGTTATGTCTGTAGCTACAGGGAAGAATCTTCTCTCCATTCCCAAGAAG ACCCAGCACTACTTTCTCCTCTGCTTCTTGCTCAAGTTTAGTCTCACCATTGGCTCGGGCCTCatctgctttggcttcatcctgCAGAGTTTTTGTGACAGTGCCCAGGCCCGAAACCTTACTAACTGTTCCTCTATCATGCAGCGCAG TAATGCTGAGATGGCTCCAGATTGGTTTGAGGACTTTGCCAATGGGCTCTTGCTAGCCCAGAAGCTCACAGCTGCCCTGATCGTCCTACACACCG TGTTCATTTCCATCACCCATGTGCATCGCACCAAGCCCTTGTGGAGAAAGAGCCCCTTCTCCAACCTCTGGTGGACCCTAACGGTGCCTGTGGT GCTTCTGGGGCAACTGGTGGAGACGGCTGTGGACTTGCAGCTCTGGACCAACAGGGACAGCAGTGTTAACTTTGGCCTAGCGGATGTGCCCCTGATAACCTGGCTCCTGGGCTGCCTCTCCCTCATCCTTGTGGTAGTCACCAATGAAATCGTCAAGTTGCATGAAATCCG GGTCCGGGTAAGATACCAGAAGAGGCAGAAACTACAGTTTGAAACTAAACTTGGCATGAACTCTCCGTTTTGA